The following are encoded together in the Triticum dicoccoides isolate Atlit2015 ecotype Zavitan chromosome 6B, WEW_v2.0, whole genome shotgun sequence genome:
- the LOC119326545 gene encoding serine/arginine repetitive matrix protein 1-like encodes MGMKCKRHPFQAGGGVCATCLRDRLLVLAAAQNDASSPSTPPATAPAPPAEAAPAPAFPRSVSPYVSRRKSDSSGGALRHHPSLLFFRTPQVGPAYGGSAPLEEGEIGYQKPRAGKFSVLATLFGNHHHRHHRPEDKEKTKERKKSRSWLAGIIPRRRRKQVPADAVLPASPPPRRSCRVVSNRGLSPERGSQGSGEESSSPADPPWRPSPSPMRRTPCRRRQTSSMPSGFAVCLSPLVRPSPGRRHRAAQPPDSSTFSSELRPSPLHSAASVGRCRSRKLADGGRFR; translated from the coding sequence ATGGGCATGAAGTGCAAGAGGCACCCGttccaggccggtggcggcgtctgCGCCACGTGCCTGCGGGACCGCCTGCTCGTGCTCGCCGCCGCGCAGAACGACGCGTCGTCGCCGTCCACTCCTCCGGCCACCGCCCCCGCTCCGCCCGCGGAGGCAGCGCCGGCCCCGGCGTTCCCGAGGTCCGTGTCGCCGTACGTGTCCCGCAGGAAGTCCGACTCCTCTGGCGGCGCGCTCAGGCACCACCCGAGCCTGCTTTTCTTCCGGACGCCGCAGGTCGGCCCCGCCTACGGCGGCAGCGCCCCGCTCGAGGAAGGCGAGATCGGGTACCAGAAGCCGCGCGCCGGGAAATTTTCCGTGCTCGCCACGCTCTTCGGCAACCACCACCACCGGCACCACAGACCGGAGGACAAGGAAAAAACCAAGGAGCGCAAGAAGAGCCGTTCTTGGCTGGCCGGGATCATCCCGCGCCGTCGCAGGAAGCAGGTACCGGCCGACGCCGTGCTacccgcgtcgccgccgcccagGCGCTCCTGCCGCGTGGTCAGCAACCGGGGGCTCTCGCCGGAGAGGGGCAGTCAGGGCAGCGGCGAGGAGAGCAGCTCGCCCGCCGATCCCCCGTGGCGGCCGTCTCCTTCCCCGATGCGGAGGACCCCATGCCGGCGCCGGCAGACCAGCAGCATGCCTTCGGGATTTGCTGTCTGCCTCAGCCCGCTGGTGCGGCCCAGCCCCGggcgccgccaccgcgccgcgcaGCCGCCGGACTCGAGCACCTTCTCCTCCGAGCTGCGGCCGTCGCCGCTCCACAGCGCCGCCTCTGTTGGACGCTGCCGCTCACGGAAGCTCGCCGACGGCGGTCGCTTCCGGTGA